In Anseongella ginsenosidimutans, one genomic interval encodes:
- a CDS encoding DUF4998 domain-containing protein — MKFHPYKTAFRCLGLALAAWGLTACSEMDDTYDDFLEGGEIIYVQGADSLRIHPGYNRIQLSWLALSDPTVTKAKIYWNNRRDSLEIPVQKTAGVDTMNVMIENLEERIYSFEIYTYDNEGHSSVPTVGTGESFGDKYKNSLLPRLTMSALYAEETDTLEIIWGPVDPTAIAAELAYTDTLGNPRILVLPTEQTGDDTTWITDYDHSAEGRFRLRSVYLPHPMSIDTFYTEAKDIKVYGPPTPFDRTGWVATASSYDGRNGRTDRLPGATLDGVNTTGSIWVNQISPQTEYPHWIAVDMGEVKTETAGVWLGIPAARSDIPSLVDISISDDGENWTIMGRYTVINQAGVQYFDFPALQDTRYFRVDCLESAGGNVNVVLGEIGAFSR; from the coding sequence ATGAAATTCCATCCTTATAAAACTGCCTTCCGGTGCCTCGGGCTGGCCCTGGCCGCCTGGGGCCTCACCGCCTGCAGCGAAATGGACGATACGTACGACGACTTCCTGGAAGGCGGAGAGATCATTTATGTGCAGGGCGCCGATTCCCTCCGCATACACCCCGGATACAACCGTATCCAGTTAAGCTGGCTGGCCCTCTCCGACCCAACGGTCACCAAAGCAAAAATTTACTGGAATAACCGCCGGGATTCGCTGGAAATCCCCGTCCAAAAAACAGCGGGTGTCGATACAATGAATGTGATGATCGAAAACCTGGAAGAAAGGATCTATTCCTTTGAGATCTACACGTATGATAATGAAGGGCATTCTTCCGTGCCCACCGTGGGAACCGGAGAATCTTTCGGCGACAAGTATAAAAACTCCCTGCTCCCGCGCCTGACCATGTCTGCGCTGTATGCGGAAGAAACCGATACCCTGGAGATCATCTGGGGCCCCGTAGACCCTACCGCCATTGCCGCTGAACTGGCATATACCGATACGCTTGGCAATCCGCGCATATTGGTTCTCCCTACGGAACAAACGGGAGATGATACCACCTGGATCACCGACTATGACCACTCGGCCGAAGGCAGGTTCCGGTTGCGATCGGTTTATCTTCCCCACCCCATGTCCATTGATACCTTTTACACGGAAGCCAAGGATATTAAAGTATATGGCCCGCCAACTCCCTTTGACCGGACGGGCTGGGTAGCTACCGCTTCCAGTTACGATGGCCGCAACGGCCGTACTGATCGCCTTCCCGGCGCGACGCTGGACGGTGTAAACACCACCGGCAGCATCTGGGTGAACCAGATATCTCCCCAAACGGAATACCCGCACTGGATAGCCGTGGACATGGGAGAAGTGAAAACCGAGACGGCCGGCGTGTGGCTGGGCATTCCCGCGGCCCGTTCAGATATTCCTTCGCTTGTTGACATTTCCATAAGCGATGACGGAGAGAACTGGACGATCATGGGACGCTATACGGTCATTAATCAAGCCGGCGTTCAGTATTTTGACTTCCCTGCACTACAGGATACCCGGTATTTCCGGGTGGATTGCCTGGAGTCCGCCGGAGGAAACGTGAACGTGGTCCTTGGCGAAATCGGCGCCTTTTCCCGGTAA
- a CDS encoding DUF4959 domain-containing protein, with translation MNTHRILPGLFAILLAFSACKEQEGMQPVNKNDQQPAKVSNVEVENLPGGARISYTLPSSENILYIKAVYEIREGVEQEVKSSYYNRSLIIEGFPDTEEYDVQLYTVSRGEIASEALTIQVNPLTPPVEEVFKTLVIEPTFAGIKVDFVNEAEANVVLTILAADSIGDMRTVDRIYTKAIAGQFATRGFAAEPRRFGIFVRDRWDNRSDTLFTELTPWPEEKLNGTSFTMINLPGDNTVQHCCGDGISDVFDGNWNSGDAFHTKPANGIPVSFTFDLGETVSLSRMVFHHRRGNGAGAGDGAYKAGDVKKFEVYGSLEAPASDGSWEGWTKLATFESKQISNDVNENFQFAVVDGEGFDFPLGTPPVRYLRYRAIETWGGLTYIYIGELTFYGNPE, from the coding sequence ATGAATACGCATAGAATTTTGCCAGGTCTTTTTGCTATCCTGCTGGCCTTTAGCGCCTGCAAGGAGCAGGAAGGTATGCAGCCGGTCAATAAAAACGACCAGCAGCCCGCGAAGGTCAGCAACGTGGAGGTAGAAAACCTGCCCGGCGGCGCAAGGATCAGCTATACGCTGCCCTCCAGCGAGAATATATTGTATATAAAGGCGGTGTATGAGATCCGCGAGGGTGTGGAGCAGGAAGTAAAATCTTCCTACTATAACAGGAGCCTTATTATCGAAGGCTTCCCGGATACGGAAGAGTACGATGTACAGCTTTATACTGTTTCGCGCGGAGAAATAGCGTCCGAAGCGCTTACCATCCAGGTGAACCCCCTGACCCCGCCGGTGGAAGAGGTATTCAAAACACTGGTTATAGAACCTACGTTCGCGGGGATCAAGGTAGACTTTGTGAACGAGGCCGAAGCCAACGTGGTACTCACAATACTGGCCGCCGATTCCATCGGGGACATGCGGACCGTCGACCGGATATATACCAAAGCAATAGCCGGCCAATTTGCTACGCGCGGCTTTGCCGCAGAACCGCGGAGGTTCGGGATATTTGTCCGGGACCGCTGGGACAACCGCTCCGACACCCTGTTTACCGAACTCACGCCCTGGCCGGAGGAAAAGCTCAACGGGACCTCATTCACCATGATCAATCTCCCGGGCGACAATACCGTGCAGCATTGCTGCGGTGACGGGATCAGCGACGTATTTGACGGCAACTGGAACAGTGGAGATGCCTTCCACACCAAACCGGCCAACGGTATCCCGGTAAGCTTCACGTTTGATCTGGGAGAAACGGTGTCATTAAGCCGTATGGTATTCCATCACCGGAGAGGTAACGGCGCCGGTGCAGGCGACGGCGCCTATAAGGCAGGCGACGTAAAGAAGTTTGAGGTTTACGGCAGCCTGGAAGCGCCCGCTTCGGACGGCAGCTGGGAGGGATGGACCAAACTGGCCACCTTTGAATCCAAACAAATATCCAATGATGTCAACGAAAACTTCCAGTTCGCCGTGGTGGACGGGGAAGGATTTGACTTCCCGCTGGGTACTCCGCCCGTCCGGTATTTACGGTACCGCGCTATTGAGACCTGGGGAGGCCTGACCTATATATATATCGGGGAACTGACCTTTTACGGCAACCCTGAATAA
- a CDS encoding RagB/SusD family nutrient uptake outer membrane protein: protein MKKFIKKISLALVLLSTFSACNNYMDIVPDNVATIDYAFRLRSTAQRFLFTCYSYMPAHSGINENAAFLAGDELWLPPTNTSPAWLIARGNQRIVDPYVNFWQGSQGGQDLYEGIRQCNVFLENIESVPDLPIWERERWVAEVLFLKAYYHYWLLRMYGPIVLVKENLPIYAERDEVQIPRSTVDECFDYVVSLLDEAIVNLPDRIDFEIEELGRTTKTIALSVKAKVLMTAASPLFNGNSDYVGFNGPDGTPMFNTTPDPEKWNRALAACREAIEFAEGQGHELYYYNPQFTPFDLSDTTLIKLNIRGSVTEKWNSEIIWANTNSMSSTMQARATPRGLDPARADNGATSGLIAPPLKIAHMYYSSNGVPIDEDKDYDYNNRFGLQMATGDDRFNLKEGYTTANLHFNREYRFYASLGFDGGIWYGQGKFDDKGDMFFVSSKQGQPAAAINLASYSTTGYWPKKLVNINNVIGETTYTREDYPWPVIRLADLYLLYAEALNEVQGPGGEVYDYIDRVRARAGLDGVVNSWAQHSTNPNKYATKEGLRDIIHRERLIELSFEGHRLWDLRRWKEALQELNKPITGWDLQQPTPEGYYREKLIFNQTFSTRDYFWPLNENVLLTNTKLSQNPGW from the coding sequence ATGAAAAAGTTTATAAAAAAGATATCGCTCGCTCTGGTGCTGCTGAGTACTTTCAGCGCCTGCAATAATTACATGGATATCGTGCCGGACAACGTGGCTACGATTGATTATGCGTTTCGCCTTCGCAGCACGGCCCAGCGCTTCCTCTTCACCTGTTATTCTTATATGCCGGCGCATTCGGGCATTAACGAGAACGCCGCCTTCCTGGCAGGTGATGAACTTTGGCTCCCTCCCACTAACACCTCGCCTGCCTGGCTGATCGCCCGGGGCAATCAGCGGATCGTGGATCCTTACGTGAATTTCTGGCAGGGCAGCCAGGGCGGACAGGACCTTTATGAAGGAATTCGCCAGTGCAATGTATTCCTGGAAAACATCGAAAGCGTACCTGACCTTCCTATCTGGGAAAGAGAACGCTGGGTGGCCGAAGTATTATTCCTGAAGGCATATTATCATTACTGGCTATTACGGATGTACGGCCCCATCGTGCTGGTAAAAGAGAACCTCCCTATCTATGCGGAGCGGGATGAGGTGCAGATCCCCCGGTCAACGGTTGACGAATGCTTTGACTACGTGGTGTCCTTACTGGACGAGGCCATTGTGAACCTGCCGGATCGTATTGATTTCGAGATAGAAGAGCTGGGCCGGACTACCAAGACCATCGCTCTCTCGGTAAAGGCCAAGGTGCTGATGACCGCTGCCAGCCCGCTGTTCAACGGCAATAGCGATTATGTAGGCTTCAACGGCCCTGACGGCACACCCATGTTCAATACTACACCCGATCCTGAAAAATGGAACCGCGCCCTGGCAGCCTGCCGGGAAGCCATTGAGTTCGCTGAAGGACAGGGGCATGAACTGTATTATTATAACCCTCAGTTCACGCCTTTCGATTTGAGCGATACGACGCTGATCAAGCTGAATATCCGCGGAAGCGTCACTGAAAAATGGAATTCCGAGATCATCTGGGCTAATACCAACAGCATGTCCAGCACCATGCAGGCCCGGGCCACCCCGCGGGGCCTTGACCCTGCACGGGCGGACAACGGGGCTACCTCCGGGCTGATCGCTCCCCCATTGAAGATCGCCCATATGTATTACAGCAGCAACGGGGTGCCTATTGATGAAGATAAGGACTACGATTATAATAACCGCTTCGGACTGCAAATGGCTACCGGGGACGACAGGTTCAACCTGAAAGAAGGTTATACAACGGCTAACCTGCACTTCAACCGGGAATACCGCTTTTACGCCAGCCTTGGCTTTGACGGCGGCATCTGGTACGGCCAGGGCAAATTCGACGATAAAGGCGATATGTTTTTCGTATCCAGCAAACAAGGGCAACCGGCAGCCGCCATTAACCTGGCATCCTATTCTACTACCGGTTACTGGCCTAAAAAGCTGGTGAACATCAATAACGTCATCGGGGAAACGACCTATACCCGGGAAGACTATCCCTGGCCGGTGATCCGCCTGGCTGATCTGTACCTGCTGTACGCAGAAGCGCTGAATGAAGTGCAAGGCCCCGGAGGAGAAGTATACGACTATATTGACCGGGTGCGGGCGCGGGCCGGGCTGGACGGCGTAGTCAATTCCTGGGCGCAGCACAGCACCAATCCCAATAAATACGCGACTAAAGAAGGGCTCCGGGATATCATTCACCGTGAACGCCTGATAGAGCTTTCCTTCGAAGGGCACCGCTTGTGGGACCTGCGGCGCTGGAAAGAAGCCCTGCAGGAACTGAACAAGCCAATTACCGGATGGGACCTGCAGCAGCCTACGCCGGAAGGGTATTACCGGGAGAAGCTGATCTTTAACCAGACTTTTTCCACCAGGGACTACTTCTGGCCATTGAATGAAAACGTATTGCTCACCAACACCAAATTATCGCAGAATCCGGGTTGGTAA
- a CDS encoding ATP-dependent DNA helicase: MMENADKYNIAFRKALETLNEAQLRAVEQIEGPVLVIAGPGTGKTQILAARIGRILSNTDTDPHNILCLTYTDAGAVAMRRRLFQFIGPDAWRVNIYTFHAFCNDIIQENLDYFGKLSLDAISDLEQIALFRKLIDSFPANHVLKRFRGDAYYEISGLKDLFSIMKRENWQPDFVCQKAGEYLQAIRDAEPDSPYFKKFKYKKPPKAAGPGAVQPGDLKPAFDDEVERMERLKAAACEFPNYQRLMREMGRYDFDDMISWILEAFKTDPNFLLNYQEKYQYVLLDEYQDTSGAQNELIRLLVSYWDTPNIFVVGDDDQSIFRFQGANVENIEQYHTRYARDLYSVMLLDNYRSTQPILDAARVLIEHNTERIRLPGLSKHLLAKNSSLAKDVLPEIHEYQTQLHEFAGITRQVKKLLDQGLPPAEIAIIYKEHRIGEELMHYFRLENIPVSARKKLNVLKTPFGQKLLNILRYLSLETEAPYSGDELLFHIMHYDFYGISPLETAKICVAVNRQNRAGKEQTAIRRHIAELAAGQQSLFQAEGQAEIARLSNDIEYWIKAAENLTLQNLFEKIVLRGGILGYVLRSPDKNLYLQILSALFNFLKEESRRHPEMNLAGFMRQIDLLEEHELPLEVSQVIFNEQGVNFLTCHGSKGLEFDQVFLLGCNSQSWEKKKKRASGYKLPDTVFSSARDAGNEEELRRLFYVAITRARSHLHLSYCRYDAAGKELEHSVFLAEIMAGTGLQPLHREVPEEELLPFFALNFSEEEKPAIGLIDKNLVDSVLQNYALSVTHLSNYLECPLRFYFQNLLQIPRGKTESLTFGSAIHWALEVFFRKVKEEGEFPPKEQLQEDFGWYMNKNRESFTAEQYARRMEYGKKILPDYYDRYIEEWPRVIIPEITVRNVEIGGVPIKGKIDKLEFDGKSVNVVDYKTGRYKNAKEKLKSPDEKNPNGGDYWRQAVFYKILIDNDHSRNWTALSSEFDFVEPENDEYIKHKIFIRPEDIEIVTGQIKDTYARIRNYEFDTGCGKKDCEWCNFVRSNFRDLPQMPAIEDEEQ; the protein is encoded by the coding sequence ATGATGGAAAACGCGGATAAATACAATATAGCTTTCCGTAAAGCGCTGGAAACCCTGAATGAGGCGCAGCTGCGGGCGGTGGAGCAAATTGAAGGGCCGGTACTGGTCATAGCCGGGCCGGGTACCGGGAAAACGCAGATACTGGCGGCCCGTATCGGGCGGATCCTTAGCAATACGGATACGGACCCGCATAATATTCTTTGCCTGACTTATACGGACGCGGGGGCGGTGGCTATGCGCAGGCGGCTCTTCCAGTTTATCGGGCCGGATGCCTGGCGGGTGAATATTTATACTTTTCATGCTTTTTGTAATGATATTATCCAGGAGAACCTGGATTACTTCGGAAAATTAAGCCTGGATGCCATTTCCGACCTGGAACAGATCGCGCTGTTCAGGAAGCTCATTGATTCCTTCCCGGCAAATCACGTGCTGAAGCGTTTTCGCGGGGACGCTTATTATGAGATCAGCGGCCTGAAGGATCTTTTTTCGATCATGAAAAGGGAAAACTGGCAGCCGGATTTTGTCTGCCAAAAGGCCGGTGAGTATCTTCAGGCGATCCGGGATGCAGAGCCGGACAGTCCGTACTTTAAAAAATTCAAGTATAAAAAGCCTCCCAAAGCTGCCGGGCCGGGAGCGGTACAGCCCGGCGACCTGAAACCGGCCTTTGACGACGAGGTGGAACGCATGGAGCGGCTAAAAGCGGCGGCCTGCGAGTTTCCCAATTACCAGCGGCTTATGCGCGAAATGGGGCGTTACGATTTCGACGATATGATCTCCTGGATCCTGGAAGCTTTTAAAACGGATCCTAATTTCCTGCTGAATTACCAGGAGAAATATCAGTACGTACTCCTGGATGAATACCAGGATACCAGCGGGGCGCAAAACGAACTGATCCGCCTGCTGGTGAGTTACTGGGACACACCCAATATTTTCGTGGTAGGCGATGACGACCAGTCCATTTTCCGTTTCCAGGGAGCCAATGTGGAAAATATTGAGCAGTACCATACCCGGTATGCCCGGGATCTTTACAGCGTGATGCTCCTGGACAACTACCGATCCACCCAGCCTATCCTGGATGCCGCCCGCGTTCTCATAGAACACAATACGGAACGGATCCGGCTGCCAGGCCTGAGCAAACATCTGCTCGCAAAAAACAGCTCGCTGGCAAAGGATGTACTTCCTGAAATTCATGAATACCAGACACAGCTGCACGAATTCGCCGGCATTACCCGGCAGGTTAAAAAGCTGCTGGACCAGGGTCTGCCTCCGGCGGAAATTGCCATTATTTATAAGGAACACCGCATCGGGGAGGAGCTGATGCATTATTTCCGCCTGGAAAACATCCCGGTTTCAGCGCGAAAAAAGCTGAACGTGCTGAAAACGCCCTTCGGGCAGAAGCTGCTCAATATCCTGCGTTACCTTTCCCTGGAAACGGAGGCTCCTTACAGCGGGGACGAATTGCTGTTCCATATTATGCATTATGATTTTTACGGCATCTCCCCCCTGGAGACGGCGAAGATCTGCGTAGCGGTGAACCGGCAGAACCGCGCCGGGAAAGAACAAACAGCAATTCGCCGGCATATTGCCGAACTGGCGGCCGGGCAGCAAAGCCTCTTCCAGGCGGAGGGGCAGGCCGAAATAGCGCGGCTTAGCAACGATATCGAGTACTGGATCAAGGCGGCAGAGAATCTCACGCTGCAGAATCTCTTCGAAAAGATCGTGCTTCGCGGCGGCATCCTGGGCTACGTGCTGCGATCGCCGGATAAGAACCTTTACCTGCAAATCCTTTCGGCCTTGTTCAATTTCCTGAAGGAAGAAAGCCGCCGCCACCCGGAAATGAACCTGGCGGGCTTTATGCGGCAGATTGACCTGCTGGAAGAACACGAGCTGCCCCTGGAAGTAAGCCAGGTGATCTTTAATGAGCAGGGCGTTAACTTCCTTACCTGCCACGGCTCAAAGGGCCTGGAGTTTGACCAGGTATTTCTCCTGGGCTGCAACAGTCAATCCTGGGAAAAGAAAAAAAAGCGGGCCAGTGGCTACAAACTTCCGGACACCGTGTTTTCTTCGGCCAGGGACGCCGGAAATGAAGAAGAACTTCGGCGCTTATTTTACGTGGCCATTACCCGCGCCCGCAGTCATCTTCATTTGTCTTATTGCCGTTACGATGCCGCTGGCAAGGAACTGGAACATTCGGTTTTCCTTGCGGAGATCATGGCCGGCACCGGCCTGCAGCCGCTTCACCGGGAAGTGCCGGAAGAGGAATTGCTTCCTTTCTTCGCCCTGAATTTTTCGGAAGAAGAGAAACCGGCCATCGGCCTGATAGATAAAAACCTGGTTGACAGCGTGCTGCAGAATTACGCACTCAGCGTGACCCATTTAAGCAATTACCTGGAATGCCCGCTCCGGTTTTATTTCCAGAACCTGCTGCAGATACCCAGGGGGAAAACGGAGTCCCTTACCTTTGGTTCGGCGATCCACTGGGCTCTGGAAGTCTTCTTCCGGAAGGTAAAAGAGGAAGGAGAATTTCCGCCGAAGGAACAGCTGCAGGAAGATTTCGGCTGGTACATGAATAAGAACCGGGAATCATTTACGGCCGAGCAATATGCGCGTCGCATGGAATACGGGAAAAAGATCCTTCCCGACTACTATGACCGGTATATCGAGGAATGGCCGCGTGTCATTATCCCGGAGATCACGGTTCGCAATGTGGAAATAGGGGGCGTTCCCATCAAGGGAAAAATTGACAAGCTGGAATTCGATGGAAAATCCGTGAATGTGGTTGACTATAAAACCGGGCGCTATAAAAATGCCAAAGAGAAGCTGAAGAGCCCGGATGAAAAGAACCCCAACGGCGGCGATTACTGGCGGCAGGCTGTCTTTTACAAGATACTGATTGACAATGATCATTCCCGGAACTGGACCGCACTGAGTTCGGAATTCGATTTCGTGGAACCTGAGAACGATGAATATATAAAGCATAAGATCTTTATCCGCCCTGAAGATATCGAAATCGTTACCGGGCAGATAAAAGACACCTACGCAAGGATCCGCAACTACGAATTTGATACCGGCTGCGGGAAGAAGGACTGCGAATGGTGCAATTTTGTTCGTTCCAATTTCAGGGACCTGCCGCAAATGCCTGCCATCGAAGATGAAGAACAATGA
- a CDS encoding pyruvate dehydrogenase complex E1 component subunit beta — MRTIQFREALREAMNEEMRKDDAIFLMGEEVAEYNGAYKVSQGMMDEFGARRVIDTPISELGFAGIGIGAAMNGLRPIVEFMTFNFSLVAIDQVINGAAKILQMSGGQFSAPIVFRGPTGNAGQLGAQHSQSFESWYANCPGLKVVVPSNPYDAKGLLKSAIIDPDPVIYMESELMYGDKGEVPEDEYYIDLGQAHIDREGTDVTLVGFGKIMKVVHAAAKELEKENISAEVIDLRTVRPLDYPTVLNSVKKTNRLVIVEEAWPLANFSTDIAFRVQKDAFDYLDAPVLRINCADTPLPYAPTLIEAALPNAAKVVKAVKEVMYIKS, encoded by the coding sequence ATGAGAACCATACAATTCAGAGAAGCCCTGCGCGAGGCCATGAACGAAGAAATGCGCAAAGATGATGCGATTTTCCTGATGGGCGAAGAGGTAGCCGAATACAACGGCGCCTACAAGGTAAGCCAGGGAATGATGGACGAATTCGGGGCCAGGCGCGTGATTGATACGCCCATTTCTGAATTGGGCTTTGCCGGGATAGGTATTGGCGCAGCCATGAACGGCCTGCGGCCTATCGTGGAATTCATGACTTTCAACTTTTCACTCGTTGCTATCGACCAGGTGATCAACGGCGCGGCCAAGATCCTGCAAATGTCAGGCGGCCAGTTCTCCGCTCCCATTGTGTTCCGGGGCCCTACGGGCAATGCCGGCCAGCTCGGAGCCCAGCACTCGCAGTCCTTTGAAAGCTGGTATGCCAATTGTCCGGGCCTGAAGGTAGTGGTCCCTTCCAATCCTTATGATGCGAAAGGCCTGCTGAAATCCGCGATCATTGATCCCGATCCCGTGATCTATATGGAGTCAGAACTGATGTACGGCGATAAGGGCGAAGTGCCGGAAGACGAATATTATATTGACCTGGGACAAGCCCATATAGACCGTGAAGGCACGGATGTTACCCTGGTAGGTTTTGGCAAGATCATGAAAGTTGTCCATGCCGCCGCAAAAGAGCTGGAAAAAGAGAATATCAGCGCCGAAGTCATTGACCTGCGCACGGTCAGGCCGCTTGACTATCCTACTGTCCTGAACTCCGTGAAGAAGACCAACCGCCTGGTGATCGTTGAAGAAGCCTGGCCGCTCGCCAACTTTTCAACGGATATCGCTTTCAGGGTACAGAAAGATGCGTTCGATTACCTGGACGCCCCGGTACTCCGCATAAATTGCGCCGACACTCCGCTGCCCTATGCTCCCACGCTGATCGAAGCCGCCCTGCCGAACGCAGCAAAGGTGGTAAAGGCAG